The genomic segment aggtGTGAGCTTCCCTCAGagacaccccccccgccccccccgcccatACTAGTCCCCTTCTGCAGGGCAGGAACCATAGCTTCGGGGACCTGGGATAGTGGGATGTCGCAGGtgggcactgtgctgggcccagaGGGTGTAGAGAGAAAGAGCATGGACTTTGGAAACCCGGCCACTACGCCATTCACTAGCTCGGTGACCCTGAGCAAATGACCTAAAcagtgggcctcagtttcctcgtctgcaGAATGGGGTGCTACCTGGCACAGTGCAGAGCAGTGCAGGGCCAGAGGTCAGATGAAGAGGCTGCTGGGCACTTGATTCCAGGCGGCTGCTAGGGCACCCAGGGAACGGGGGAAGAGATGCTGAGCTCCCCCCAGCTCTAAGCATGGCTGCTGCCCTGCAGGGGTGACAAGTGAGGCCCAGGACGCAGACCTCTGACTTCTGCTTAAGTGCCCCTGTCTCATTCGGTCCCCCAACATCCTGAGGCATTGCTGTGCCCATCTCTCAGAGCAGACTATCAGGGCCCTGGCTCTCCTTGACTCCACCTCTCACCAGTTTTCAAGACTCCTTGGGGTCCTTCCACAGCCCCAGCTGCATCTTCCTTCCCACTCCTGACCCCCAAGCTGTGGTACCCACTGTTGGTTGCCAGTCAGGACAGCCTTAACCCCTCCTTCCCAGTGGCCAGACAGCagatgggggaggaaggggtgaCAGAGGCAGTGGAAGCAACCGCTCCCAGCCAagcccacctcctgccccctggAGGGAGGCTCCTCCTTTAAAGGCTGCTTCTGGGCATTTCCACCCCTGGAGCCAGACCCAGTGACCCCAGGCTGGGATTGATACCTGCGGCTCACCCTTAGGGAAGTGGGGTGGGAGAAGCTGGCCCTGGGACCACAGGAGGGCCCTGCTGTCGGGGTCCCCGAGGGTCAGGAATAACGCGGGAGCCAGCCTCCCGGTCCAGAAGGCTCCAGCAGCTCCATCCTCTGCGCTTGGGTAGCCCTGCCAGAGGCTGGCAGCCCCCACCAGTGGCTGCTTTGCAGTCTTACTGGTCAGGAAGGTGGACTCCTCACACCTCAGTCTCCCAATTacgccctcctccccctcctcctcctccccctcttctctctctcctcctcctcccctctctctcctcctctccccactgaaAACCTGTGGCTTGAAGAGACCTTGATTCTCTGCCCCCGGGGACTGCCCACATCTGCTCCTGactctgggggcaggagggcaaCGGCCCCAAGAAATCTCTCCGGCGATGGGAGCCGCCCGTCTGTCCACCCTCACTCTGTAAGTGCGCTGCCTCTCTGACTGCCTGCCGTCTCCTTGCCATTTCCAGCCTCGGGAGCAGACCTAATCTTCTCAGGGGCTCCCACACGGACCAGCGGGATGGGCCAgagctgggagggggtgggggggggcagggctgggtgccCGGTGTGCCCCTGGGCTGGCTGCTGGCACCCACACCCGGGTCCACCTTGTCTCCCACACAGGTGTCTGCAGCTGCTGATTCTCTGCTGTCAAACTCAGGTAGGCGGGCACCCCCATTATCTCTTCCGCACCTCTCCCACCTTACCAGTGTGGGGGGGCAGTCTCCTTTTGGGGCAGATGCCCGCCTCTCCTTGAGTCCAGAAGACTGAGGtttggagggggtgggatggggtggaagAAGGGGCCATGGCAGATTTGGGGGCTGAGAGAGGGTTTATTTCAGCCCTCCCTCTGATGCCCCTCCCGAGTTCCCCTGGGGCCTCGGACTGTCACTCCACCCCTCTTCTGGGTGCCCCCCAAGGCTAAGCACACTCCATCCCCGAGGGATGGAGCCCAGGAGGGGTCGGAAGAGGGTGGAGGTGATGGGCTCAGGTGAAGCTTGTACTTGCAAGTCCCTGAAAGGACGGATTTCCATGCAAAACCACCTGTGTGTTCTATGCACAACCCCGCTCCCACCAACACGGACGTCCTGCGGGCCGCTGCCCTGCGGGGTGGCGTGGGCAGTCAGAAGGCCCAGCCAGGGCGGCCAACTCTACCTACAGGACAGGGAGGTCAAGCCCAAAGAGGTTTGTATGGGACAAGATTCAGGGTTGGTTTctccacagccccccaccccaaggcagCCCACCCCCCCCAATgcacacctccccacccccccagcctcagccccctGAGCGGGGCTTGGTCCCTTTTTGTGGTCCTCCATAAAAGTGCAGCTATTAAAATGCACTGGTCCAGAACCGCTCTGGGGAGAGATCGCTTGgctttcccaggccagaggccgCTTCTCTTCATATCCAGTGGGGACTTTTTTTGAAGGTAAATGCCTTTTCtctgggagagggaaaggggctgCCTTTGAAGCAgtgggggggtgggagagagagagagacaaacccCCCCCTTTTCCTCTAGCCTCCGTTCCAGGCCTTTTGCTTCACACATCCAGGGAAAGCAAGAAGAAAGCCCCCAGGCCAgccgggagggggctgggggtgggccgACCTGTTCTGGAGGGGAATTAGCACAATGCTGCGCCGGCCGGGCGTTTATGGCCTGGCTGAGGCCCCATTCAGGACTCAGGGAAGGTGGCAAAGCTGTCCTTTCCCCCTTGAAGTGCCCCCTTGCCCCCCTTGGAGGGGGGGCCAGCAGGCCGGACCACAGCCATGCTTGAGGGGCCGTCTGACAAGCAGCTGTCTGCGGCGGTGGAAGGGGAGGTGCCCCCGCAGCGGGGACATGAAAGGGACAGGCCAGGTCCCGCGGGGAGAGCGACTtgtgggctgtgggctgtggggggGCGTGGGGCTGCTTTTGTGCAGGGCTTGAAGGGGGACAAGGAGAGGAGGGGGCTTCGGGGGGCTCCTGACCTGGAACAGACAGCCAGAAGGAGGCTGCCCGCCAAGAGGGGCGGAGGGCCTGAACCTGGGCCAGGAGGCTCGGGGCTGGGGACAGGCCGCACTCCATCCTGGTCCTGGGTCCTGGGCCAGCcagaccccacccctccccccgcaGGGAGGCATGTCCCCCACCCCAAATGCTGGCCTCAGGGTTGGGGTTTTCCCAGGGCAGGGTGTAGGGTGGGCAGACCCCGCTCTCATAGGCTGGGCCTGGTGACACTCCTGGCTGGTGGGCGAGCTGGCGTTGGAAAGGAAGAGTGACACGTGTGAAGGGTTAACACTGTCGCCAGGAGCTGCTCCTTCACCTCCCCCTTCCCGAAGCTGCCgcttcccacccctccctcgGGGAGACAGAGACCCCCCACAGATGCTGGTCTGGGTCTAGCGCCGTCCAGATGGTTTCGATGGGGCCTGGGATAAAGGTGGACTTAGGGATTTGGGGCAGGGCGAGGCTCTCCCAGCAGAGGCCAACAGGATCCAGGTGGAGAGAGAAACATCTCAGTGCTGGAGCTGAGGCTGTCACCAGCAGCTGGGAAATGTCATCCCACTTTGCACCTTGCTGGAGAGAGGGGGCAGGAAGTGGTCTGCTTCTCTCCCACTCAGCGATGCAGGTGGGTAGGGCAAGATGAGGCCTGGAGAAGGTGCCTGGCTTTGTACGGTGCACGGGGTAGAaacagcccctctcccctctcggGGAAGCACCGGGCACTAGCATCTCTGCTACACTGTGGCACTGTGGCACAAGcaggtggcttcacaggagaGCCATTGGACCGCTGCTCATGGCACCTCTGCTAAGGAGGTGCCTCACCCCTAGAAAAGGGAGGAACACCACAGGGAGGCTGGCTTCTTGGAGGGCCCTGAGCacccagggggaggggcaggggaggtgggcgTGAGCTCAGGAGTCCTTGCTTAGTGTTAGAAGGAAATGCTTACAGGGGCTTTGCAAGAGCCTAAAGAGAAGTGTCTGAGAGCCCCCAGAACGGTCTCCAGGGACTCTAacagtccagctgctgtgtgtGCACgagtgtgcatgcacatgtgtatgtgcacacatgCTGGGTGGGGGCTCCTTCAAAGCCAGTGCAGAGGATGGGGAAGACATCCGGCCACCCTGGTTAATGGAGCCAAGGCCCTGGAGTTTTGGACAGGGGACAAGCTCCCATCCTAGCAGCAGGACAGGGGTCTGTCACTAATTAGCTGTAGGGGCCTGTGCACCTCCTCCGTAGACCATGGGGGATGGGCTACCAGCACCCTGAAGGTTCTTTCCAGCTCCCAGAgtcatgatccctggcctgggccatATCACCGAGTGGCTCCGGAGCCTGGGCAGCTACTAGCCCTCTGCTCCAGGGCAGATGAGGACCCAAGAATTCACGATGACTGGCTCAGCCAGTGGCCTGGGAAGGTCATGGCCAGacgcccccctgccccctgcacctCTACTTCACAGGGCAAATGACCTGCCCGACCACACTCGCTTCCGCACCCCTCCCCTGGATGGACCTGCAGTGGTGTCACCCAAAGCAAATTGACACTATTTTTCCCTTGGTAACCGCAAAGGGGGAGAATCACCCGTCTCCTAATTTTAACCAGTACGTGAGGGACCAGGGCGCCATGACCGACCAGCTGAGCCGGCGGCAGATCCGCGAGTACCAGCTCTACAGCAGGACCAGCGGCAAGCACGTGCAGGTCACCGGGCGTCGCATCTCCGCCACCGCAGAGGACGGCAACAAGTTTGGTGAGACCCAGCCCTCAGCGGAGGCCACGCACACCCCTGCTGGGCCTCCTCGCCTGGTCCATCCCCAGATACGTCAGGGTGGAGACCTGCCATGGGAGAGCAGGGAGAAGCCTCTAGGGGGAGAGCCCCCCAGGACTTCCCAATGCACCCTCCACTGGAATTCAGAGGTCAGGCTTGTGGTGGTTCCTTGCCACACCCCTGGACCGGCAGCCCGGACAGACGGAggtctttctccccctcccccacagccaagCTCATAGTGGAGACGGACACGTTTGGAAGCCGGGTGCGCATCAAGGGGGCCGAGAGCGAGAAATACATCTGCATGAACAAGAGGGGCAAGCTCATCGGCAAGGTgaggcctggggggcagggagcaaTGAA from the Phacochoerus africanus isolate WHEZ1 chromosome 15, ROS_Pafr_v1, whole genome shotgun sequence genome contains:
- the FGF17 gene encoding fibroblast growth factor 17 isoform X1, with the translated sequence MGAARLSTLTLCLQLLILCCQTQGENHPSPNFNQYVRDQGAMTDQLSRRQIREYQLYSRTSGKHVQVTGRRISATAEDGNKFAKLIVETDTFGSRVRIKGAESEKYICMNKRGKLIGKPSGKSKDCVFTEIVLENNYTAFQNARHEGWFMAFTRQGRPRQASRSRQNQREAHFIKRLYQGQLPFPNHAERQKQFEFVGSAPTRRTKRTRRPQPLT
- the FGF17 gene encoding fibroblast growth factor 17 isoform X2, with protein sequence MGAARLSTLTLCLQLLILCCQTQYVRDQGAMTDQLSRRQIREYQLYSRTSGKHVQVTGRRISATAEDGNKFAKLIVETDTFGSRVRIKGAESEKYICMNKRGKLIGKPSGKSKDCVFTEIVLENNYTAFQNARHEGWFMAFTRQGRPRQASRSRQNQREAHFIKRLYQGQLPFPNHAERQKQFEFVGSAPTRRTKRTRRPQPLT